In Erpetoichthys calabaricus chromosome 2, fErpCal1.3, whole genome shotgun sequence, a genomic segment contains:
- the chata gene encoding choline O-acetyltransferase, translating to MPVLEKHKSEQEKSKVHRENYVFPKLPVPPLQQTLDMYLKCMKHLVTEEQFRKTKAIVEKFAASGGLGEILQQRLLERREKTKNWVYDYWLEDMYLNNRLPLPVNSSPAMVFPHQKFHNQSDYLRFAAHLISGVLDYKALLDAHALPPDCARGQLAGTPLCMEQYYKLFSSYRLPGCKKDTLVAQKSSIMPEPEHVIIACKNQFFVLDVVINFRRLNESDLFTQLEKIVKMAANEQERLPPIGLLTTDGRTEWAKAREVIMKDSTNRDSLDMIERCICLVCLDEPTMLEPTDTNHALQMLHGGGVDKNSGNRWYDKPMQFIVGMDGACGVVCEHSPFEGIVLVQCSEHLLKYMRGSPAKLVRAASVSELSAPRRLRWKCSPEIQGLLASSVDKLQSLVRNLDLNVYKFKVYGKEFIKEQKMSPDAYIQVALQLAFYRCQRRQVCTYESASTRRFQDGRVDNIRSATIEAFEFVKAMTEGKSSLPDSEKMQKLWSAINAQTNYTVLAITGMGIDNHLLGLREIALEMKMEKPEIFTDETYMISNHFILSTSQVPTTVEMFCCYGPVVPNGYGACYNPQSDHIIFCISSFRNCKESCSTTFAKAMEEVLLDMRDLCIKFNTPKKASVSEGTAKQGKQGKPGSKP from the exons ATGCCCGTTCTAGAGAAACACAAGTCGGAACAAGAAAAGTCCAAAGTGCATAGGGAGAATTAC GTGTTTCCAAAGCTGCCTGTGCCACCTTTACAACAGACCTTGGACATGTACCTGAAATGTATGAAACACCTGGTTACAGAAGAGCAATTCAGAAAGACCAAAGCTATCGTTGAGAAGTTTGCTGCTTCTGGAGGTTTGGGagaaattttacagcaaaggctACTGGAAAGacgagagaaaacaaaaaactgg gtGTATGACTATTGGCTTGAGGACATGTACTTGAATAACAGATTACCACTACCTGTCAATTCCAGCCCTGCTATGGTCTTTCCACATCAGAAATTCCACAATCAGAGTGATTATCTCAG GTTTGCTGCACATCTTATATCAGGAGTCTTAGATTATAAAGCACTATTAGATGC ACATGCCTTACCACCTGACTGTGCACGAGGGCAGCTAGCTGGCACTCCACTTTGCATGGAGCAATATTACAAACTCTTCTCCTCCTACCGCCTTCCTGGTTGCAAGAAAGATACGCTAGTAGCTCAGAAGAGCAGCATCATGCCAGAGCCAGAACATGTCATTATTGCTTGCAAAAACCAG TTTTTTGTTCTAGATGTTGTGATCAATTTCCGACGTCTCAATGAATCAGATTTATTTACCCAGctggaaaaaatagttaaaatggcAGCAAATGAACAGGAGCGACTCCCACCCATTGGTCTGTTAACAACAGATGGAAGAACTGAATGGGCTAAAGCAAGAGAAGTTATCATGAAAG acTCCACCAATCGTGACTCACTAGATATGATTGAAAGATGCATATGTCTGGTATGTTTAGATGAACCTACTATGCTTGAACCTACCGACACTAACCATGCTCTGCAGATGCTGCATGGAGGAGGAGTTGATAAAAACAGTGGCAATCGCTGGTATGATAAACCAATGCAG tttattgtaGGAATGGATGGTGCCTGTGGTGTCGTGTGTGAGCACTCACCATTTGAAGGCATTGTCCTGGTACAGTGCAGTGAACATCTGTTAAAATACAT GAGAGGAAGCCCTGCTAAGCTTGTGAGAGCTGCAAGTGTCAGTGAACTGTCCGCTCCAAGGAGACTTCGTTGGAAATGTTCACCTGAAATCCAGGGACTTTTAGCTTCGTCGGTAGACAAACTGCAAAG TTTAGTGAGAAATCTCGACTTAAATGTTTACAAGTTTAAAGTCTATGGAAAAGAATTTataaaagagcaaaaaatgaGTCCCGATGCGTACATTCAAGTTGCTCTTCAGCTGGCATTTTACAG ATGCCAAAGAAGGCAGGTTTGTACCTATGAAAGTGCTTCAACTCGACGTTTTCAAGATGGAAGAGTTGATAACATCCGATCAGCTACCATTGAAGCATTTGAATTTGTTAAAGCAATGACGGAGGGGAAATCTTCATTACCG GACTCTGAGAAAATGCAGAAGCTGTGGAGTGCAATTAATGCTCAGACTAATTACACTGTCCTT gcaaTAACAGGAATGGGCATTGACAACCACCTACTTGGACTTAGAGAAATTGCActtgaaatgaaaatggaaaagccAGAAATATTTACAGATGAAACCTACATGATCAGCAATCACTTCATTTTATCGACTAGCCAA GTTCCAACGACAGTAGAGATGTTCTGCTGCTATGGCCCTGTGGTTCCCAATGGGTATGGTGCTTGCTACAATCCACAGTCAGATCATatcatattttgtatttcaaGTTTCAGAAATTGTAAAGAATCGTGTTCTACGACATTTGCAAAAGCGATGGAAGAGGTTCTTCTCGACATGAGAGATTTGTGTATCAAGTTTAACACCCCTAAGAAAGCATCTGTCAGTGAGGGGACAGCAAAACAAGGAAAGCAAGGAAAACCTGGAAGCAAGCCATAA
- the slc18a3a gene encoding probable vesicular acetylcholine transporter-A, with the protein MASEETTGLAKSAALKLSEMGERTKQLGTAMQDPNRQRRLILVIVCVALLLDNMLYMVIVPIMPDYLKILNITSSSTSKNSTSKHSGENNDLKIGILFASKAILQLLVNPLSGTFIDRVGYDIPLFIGLIIMFFSTCLFAFAQNYLTLFVARSLQGLGSAFADTSGIAMIADKYTEESERSRALGIALAFISFGSLVAPPFGGFMYQFVNTFMPFMVLAGISLIDGILLMSVMKPFTNRTRENMPVGTPIYKLMIDPYIAVVAGALTTCNIPLAFLEPTIANWMETKMGTTNFQMGLIWLPAFFPHVLGVYITVKLAASHPNYQWFYGALGMVIIGASSCTVPACRSFGQLIAPLCGICFGIALVDTALLPTLAFLVDVRHVSVYGSVYAIADISYCVAYALGPIVAGQIVHDLGFVSLNLGMGLANVLYAPALLLLRNVCQMKPSHSERNVLLDEGPKGLYDTIKMEERNAKKKGTGTSSSNHMPGDENGIDTYNQHQTSGFFSEEDSSGNEYN; encoded by the coding sequence ATGGCTTCGGAAGAGACCACCGGTTTAGCAAAATCTGCTGCTTTGAAACTATCGGAGATGGGCGAAAGAACTAAACAACTAGGTACTGCTATGCAGGATCCTAACCGTCAAAGACGACTTATTTTGGTGATTGTCTGTGTGGCCCTTTTACTTGACAATATGCTATACATGGTTATTGTGCCGATTATGCCAGACTACCTTAAAATTCTAAacatcacctcttccagcacttccAAGAACAGTACCAGCAAACACTCGGGGGAAAACAACGACTTGAAGATAGGGATACTCTTTGCCTCGAAAGCCATTCTGCAGTTACTCGTGAACCCTCTAAGTGGCACATTCATAGACAGGGTTGGATATGATATACCGCTTTTTATAGGACTTATTATCATGTTTTTTTCTACTTGCTTATTCGCTTTTGCGCAAAATTACCTGACTTTATTTGTTGCAAGGAGCCTCCAAGGACTGGGGTCCGCTTTCGCAGACACATCCGGTATTGCTATGATAGCTGATAAATACACTGAAGAATCCGAAAGAAGCCGAGCTTTGGGTATTGCTTTAGCGTTCATCTCTTTTGGAAGCTTAGTGGCGCCCCCTTTTGGTGGGTTTATGTATCAATTTGTGAATACATTTATGCCATTCATGGTGCTCGCCGGGATCTCTCTGATTGATGGCATTTTGCTAATGAGCGTCATGAAACCATTCACGAACAGGACTAGAGAAAACATGCCGGTGGGGACTCCAATTTACAAACTAATGATTGATCCTTACATTGCAGTCGTGGCGGGGGCACTAACTACATGCAACATTCCCTTGGCCTTCCTAGAGCCCACTATAGCCAATTGGATGGAAACGAAAATGGGGACCACAAACTTTCAAATGGGGCTAATCTGGCTCCCAGCATTTTTCCCCCATGTGCTgggtgtttatatcactgttaaaTTAGCGGCATCACACCCTAACTACCAATGGTTTTACGGTGCGCTGGGCATGGTTATCATTGGAGCCAGCTCATGCACTGTGCCAGCCTGTAGGAGTTTTGGACAATTAATAGCACCTTTGTGTGGCATCTGCTTTGGTATAGCGCTAGTAGACACTGCCCTTTTACCAACCCTTGCCTTTTTAGTTGATGTGCGCCATGTATCTGTATATGGCAGTGTCTATGCTATAGCAGACATATCATACTGTGTTGCCTACGCCCTCGGTCCAATAGTTGCCGGGCAAATTGTTCATGATTTGGGTTTTGTCTCACTGAATCTGGGTATGGGTCTTGCCAATGTACTGTATGCACCCGCTCTTCTTTTACTTAGAAACGTGTGCCAAATGAAGCCATCTCATTCAGAAAGAAATGTCCTTTTGGACGAGGGACCTAAAGGTCTTTATGATACCATCAAGATGGAAGAGCGTAACGCAAAGAAAAAGGGGACTGGCACTTCTTCTAGTAACCACATGCCTGGCGACGAGAATGGCATTGATACTTATAATCAGCATCAGACAAGTGGATTCTTTTCAGAAGAGGACTCCTCCGGCAACGAATACAACTAA